AGATTTATTTACAAGTTGTATTTAAAAaaatgatgaatgcgtctgggaggACGGcctctgctttaaacagcctagtgtgaggacgggttccgGCCATTTAGTAGAATATTTTAGTGTCATTGTGAAGGCTCGCTCGCAAGCAATATTTGTCAACGACAGCAAATGTGGTGAGACGTATGACAGCTGGTTGACTAAGGTACAGGCTGTTTGGACAATGATGTGTGAACATTCTTGGCTATCCAACAGTCTGCCCTCTCGAAATGAACCtcgtattttgacgttaaaatccccaAAGTCAAAATATGATTTCAAAATCATATGAAATCATAGCAGTTCCCAAATTGACGGGTTGCTACGTTTTTCTATTCGTAGGTGGATCGGTGAGGCTAAATTCGGGTAATTTAGCATACCAATTTCGTGACATGGCAACTAGGGTTTGGGCTGATGGAGCCAAGGTTGCTCCTTGGCTCCAATTCACGAGCTGATGTGAAGGTTGTGTGACTGCTCAAGTCCTCTGTGTTAGATCGCCAGTATGAAACGAGTGCAGTCAGTCACGTGTGggacagggttgccagattgggctacaaatagcgaattgggctacttttgagagccccgcgcccccaaatttttaatttcgctacttgctactttttgggctaatttaaaagcaagatgggctaatttgggctattaatgttaagaatgtacgattgcgagttacatgaaagtaactatgctataaataattgtaattaataataattgtaaatattaattaatactaaataatattatttaataaattagtcccaattcaatgcagagttttcttccaagcacaaaaacttgtaaatataaatacaagataatagatagatcgataaataaatagacaactttcaaatattgcaccaagtaatggcgagaggaaaaaactagacagtatacattacatttgaaattaataatggatgaatggtaataaattggtgtatgtttgtatgtataccagacaaagtccatttaatggcagaatttagccattttgtgtaaaaacttttatatctcgtattattaattataacagtaatcgaaaaaagtcagtttgtatatacaagagatgaaacagagccatgagctagagcgatgtgctgagtccataaggaggtCGAGCTTCctgaaataccttcctgtgattggctgttgcggggaataccaacactcttttatgaataaaatttaaactaagaaataggttCTTGTGCACAgcaacaaggttgttgtgaaaaagaacaacaatttctgttttgcacctgacagaaatctccatctaactgaataatttactcgaataagagggcagagcagtgtatcattatttgtgtcaaggcaacccccaataataacgtctcaagttaggtagccagcccatttttatataacatctgttatatcctgtaatatttaattatcactttattaacactttaaataattaacacttcacttttttgggtaaattaaagttaaagcagaattccataagcaggactggtgggctgaactaagatgatttactaagtggatggcacctatagctgatcccttcctgtgattggctgttgtgtgaatgccaaggcttatatgaataaaatgcaaaataagaaatacgtccttttgcttaataaccttgttgttgtacaaaagaacaacaatttctgttttatacaagacagaaatttccatctaactgaataatgtagaccaataagagggcggaggcattgtatcgccgatattatttgtgtgaggcaacacccactgatgacgtcacaagctaggtagccagcccatgtttctgtaacactcgttacatcctgcagtatttaattatcactatattaatacttttaaatacttaacatttcactttttaggtagattaaagttgaagcagaatgtcataagcaaggatggtgtgctgaataaagacgctttattaagtggatggagcctttagctgatcccttcctgtgattggctgttgtgtgaatgtcaacaaagagtttctaccaataatatgccattgattatgcaccccataccatctgtgggcggagcttggaacctcctacccgagcacaacaacccgccttatgggttgctgtttggctatttatagtgcgttggaaaaaaactagatggcgttagtggtattttgtggggtaatttgttataagtgtaatttgatgtcaacagatggcgtaagctgtaccttttggccactgttgaccagccagttgatagtgttctcttctgccgacagatggcatcagctgtgttattattacttccgaattccctttaaacactgatctacaaatcccttatGATAAgattttataccatttatgataagtattagatcttgaggttatgcaattacttttatttatcaactgttcaggatatcatcatataacgtctggttaggacgtactgctctcgattgatgaagattaagccacccaagaggtggcacgggcatgaatagcccgtaaatactgccctcgtaatattattcagggggggaactatcaagtgaaagcgccaagccattacgactatatagcactcggaagggatcaggatacggatttgggatggaacgggggaaaggaatttTGCCCAACCttttgggcggtcggggattgaacgcggacctgtaggaaacgagaccgtcggtctaccgtccagcccaagtggttaagcgtaatattattaaaacaacaatttatgcatataataacagcatttcacattaaaaatacttggatatatcgaaatttggtagtgaattccaatctaggaatctcctatgactaaactgtactttttaattatttttatgtacttactacttattattaaattattaagtacttactataataattaaataaattattttatttaatatttaaattaaattataaaataataggtaataataaatcattgtgtaggggggacaggcagccagtgtatatatacatgttaggcttacaccaaggtgccacaaaggtgccacaaaggtgtcacaaaggtgccaaattaaagactgggagctgccggggcgggcccaagggctgctggcggccctggccagactgaacttccgcgcccttataatcaccattgtttaataatcttcacagggagaaacaactgtaaatataggaatagtttattacaacatacacggtaaagaaaacagctcggaaactaaggaaataaagctgccgaaaaaacattaaagtccatttcaagttcaagtatgtttattgtctgttcgttcatgctaggcttgcagttacacaactggtcggggtccgcttacacaactggtcggggttcggggtgcacaataaaccaccactcactGGTTGAATAGGGGATGCTTAATGAACTATCCATCTCTGGCGGcaaaaaatcaatatatatatatatatatatatatatatatatatatatatatatatatatatatatatatatatatatatatatatatatatatatatatatatatatataatatgtgtgtgtgtgtgtatgtgcagaaataatattaataaaacaattaacatgtgtagtgtactctatatatcaaaatatattactttgaaacccatatcattcactaacaaaaattgggctactcttacaaattcgctactttcagcaatttagaTCTGGCAACCCTGGTGTGGGAACGCACTCTGCCTAGCAGACGGAGGAGACAGCTGTAAGTGCTAGTCACATGTGTGGAAGTGTACCGGGACTGCATCACGCAGTTGCTGACTACACTAGACCCAATAGTGAACTTGAACGTCCATTGACACAACTGAGGAACACTTTCGACATTGTAGTCAACAGCGCAGAATATGCAGCGGAAAATATTAAAAGGTGAGTCGGTGACATTATGTATGTGCAGTGAAATAATCCCACATTGTTTTGAGCTGGGAAAGCACTTTTTGCCAAGTATTGATAGTTCTCAAAAGGTTACCTCACTGTACTCCCGCGAGATAACGTAATTTTGAGGGTTTTAAGTTGTTAATCCCTTGTTTGGCGGTTAATTTTTCCAAGTCTCGGCTGCgtatgggtacaagtgacaggatgaacaacctagTGGGGTTTCTTTCtattggggggaggtgggggggggggtgtcaatgCAGCCTTGGCgaaatgttcactcacaggatgagtgacgccgtCCAGTGAACTAGCCCTCCAGGACAAAATTACTGTACTGTTGATGGATTTCATGTGCGGTTCCCCACTCATGGGCCAGCGCATCGTGATTAAAACATGTCATTAGTAATTTCTCTATATATCTGGTAGTTATTACAGGGAGGACTGTAATACATTATTCCATAGAACCGGAATACTTAAGCGTTCTTTCTTATTTTTAAGTTCTTTCGGACTTAACTTTAGGctaatatttgaaaaacttaggTTAGAAGTGAGGTGATTTATACACCAAGCATAGGTATTGCTACCAGTCATTTTACGCTAACGAGTGTCCAGCTGGAGCAGTTTGCAAGTGTGCAGTTGTAGTGTCGTGTACGTTTAGGACAGATTGATAAGCCATTACCAGCGGGCGTTTCtcgcagccccgctcctgtgccaggtaagtctactacgggctcaccattttTTTTATCGTTTATTGTTTATCATCTCACGCAACACACACGAACATACATTAGCAGGAGTATTGATATATGGGTTGGAATTAGTTTTAAAAAGAGTACATTTTATAttgcataaatatataacactgctgGGATAGGAAATCCGAAAATAACACGCTTAGGATTTAAAAAAACAGACTCGCAtgtttttaaatataaaatttatttaatatattttgtatAGCAAAACATTAGGTAATAAATAGTTTGTAAGGCACCACAGAACAGTAATGGTGGAGAAGCTAACAGGACGGAGCTGGTGGTCGCAGTCAACACATCACTGAACACACGCCATTCCGGCGTCTGCAGAGACATGTCGTAGAGAGTAATATAATTCGTAATATTAACCGTAAAaaccaccatggtggtggtggtggccgtaaGGACGATACCCGCCATATCCACCATATCCTCCACCATAGCCGCCGAAGCCATAGCCTCCATAGCCACCATATCCCCCGTAGCCGCCATATCCACCATATCCCCCATAGCCACCACCGTAGCCGTAGCGACGGTGAGCCTCAGCCAGGGCTTCCGGATCAGCTTCAGGGTCAGCATCAGGTGCGGGGAAGGCCAGGGCCACCCCGAGCATCAGGCACAGGGCCACCGCTGCCAGTGTCTGGCCAAAAAGAACAATATATTAACACAATGTATGAGGATAGTGTAGAAGTGACTTATGGTATGTGTCTTAAGCATATTATCTGACTCGTGGTCTCAAGCTTAATGACAATAAATTCAATACTATATTAATACACCAAAAGTCAGTTTGCACCCAGTTGCTGTATGGTTAAATTTGATCTGtgtaatataatttatattatattaattacaaATGATAACATTTTCAATAGGCTGTCatttcttcaccagctgtaggtggtTGCCAAGTAATGATTGTTCCGAACGTTCCTCCTTCCTGTGATTAATCATAATTATCTTGAACTATTTGGTGTTGGGTTGGAGCCCAAACAACCGCGGAAGGAATATACCGGCAAATATACGCTAGTCATGAATATAGTGTAGGACTATATTCTCCTGTGTATACACATACGCCAGCTCCTGGCGTATGTGTATACACATATCtacatatatatgttatacacatatctacatatatacacaaaatctacatatatatgttatatatatatatatatatatatatatgtgtatatatatatatatatatatatatatatatataatatatatatatatatatatatatatatatatatgtgtgtatatatgtatatatatgtatgtatatgtatgtgtatatatgtatatatatgtatgtatatgtatgtatatatatgtatatatatgtatatatatatgtatatatgtatatgtatatatatatatgtatatgtatatatatatgtatatatgtatatatgtatatatatatatatgtatatatgtatatatgtatatatatatatatatatatatatatatatatatatatatataatatatatatatatatatatatatatatatatatatatatatatatatatatatatatatatatatatatatgtgtgtgtatatcacgaaaataaacacgtgattaagaatgtgacaatgtcagaccacggaggaaaaatgaaacaggaatttccttaagtactttcgtatattaaatacatcttcagaaggtcaccttctgaagatatatttggacctgaagatgtatttaatatacgaaagtacttaaggaaattcctgtttcatttttcctccgtggtctgacattgtcatatatatatatatatatatatatatatatatatatatatatatatatatatatatatatatatatatatatatatatatatatataatatgagctTGCACAATAGGCTCTCAGTTTGTATACCAGGATGCACCTGATAGGTATACATGATCATACAGGCATAAGTTTGGAATTAAAGGTACAGGGTTTGTCTCCAGTTTGTTAATTACCACATCAGTCTGATTAAATATATTTCCTGACAGTTCCTTCAATATTTGTCTAATATATCAAAACCATTCAGCATGATTATATCACATATACTGACTCACTGCACTTTACACAACGGcaacatttatataaattaaaaataataatatcgaCTATATCCACCAAAATATTAAATTCAGTACAAAAGATGTATCTCGACAAAGGGTCTTTTTTTGAGTGAGATCAAGACTTACCAGTTTCATGATGAtaagaggtggtgatggtagcgTGGATACTGCTGACGGATCTCTCTAGCACTACGGTCATCCTCAGTCTTATATATACAGCATGGTAAGGggaggagaccagggaagaccctgCACTGGTTGGGGGGTTTGCGACGCACCGGAGACAGTTGCCACACTGGAGGaaatgcatttatatatatatatatatatcctgtataTAGATCCATATTACTAGTTGAAACCATATAGAAACTTTGGTATTCTGCCGTGTCTGGAGTTTAAATTGCTTCTAGCGGccgtgttgtctgtgtgtgtgttagtgtttgaGCTTCATAAATGAATTAATGGTATGAGTTTGAGTGTTCCGTTAtattgggggggggagtgttgcacGTCCCCGGCAGGGTTGCCGAATTGTACATTGAACAACCCCGATGATTCAACACATTTTTTCCAGGTAATTCCCCGGATTCGGTTAATATTAATACGGGCCCAATACGTCTTCGCGGTCGGCTATTTCCGGGGATTGCACACCATTTCACCAGTGTGTgtgaaattgatatatatatatatatatatatatatatatatatatatatatatatatatatatatatatatatatatatatatatatatatatatatatccctatattatatatatatatataatcaataatatatgatatatatcattagataatataatatataaaaatcaatatataattatatattgatttttatatattatctaataatatatattgtacatatatataatgtgtgtgcgtgtgtgtgttttatgtatatatataatatatacgaaAATAACAGTGGGTCGTATAACAGTGGTGGTATGGAAATGCCATTCTCACAAAGCCACTAAACAGTGTGTCGTGTGACTCTAAAAAACTAACAAAATATTTGAGATAAACATTCAGATTTTTCAATGATTTGTAGGTTACAAAATATTACATATTACTAAACATTTACATTTGAGATGTACATTGAGACTTGGAGTAATTTGTAAGTTAAAATCAGAATAATTAAAAACTTATTTATAACTAATGACTTATTGAGAATTTTCAGTAATTTGAAAGTTAAAAGAAGTAAACAAAATTTGTAATTAAAACTAGACATATTACAGTAAAACAATTAGAAATGATATTGGTGATAGTTAACTTTTTGGGAAGCACAGTATTAGGTGAAGTAGTTGTTAAAGGGTCTtaggtagatttttatttttattttatttttatttatttatatacaagaaggtacattgggtttgtgagaatacatagcatagtatttacaatcttgtaaagccactagtacgcgcagcgtttcgggcagataaaGA
The Procambarus clarkii isolate CNS0578487 chromosome 60, FALCON_Pclarkii_2.0, whole genome shotgun sequence genome window above contains:
- the LOC123766724 gene encoding protein suex-1, which encodes MKLTLAAVALCLMLGVALAFPAPDADPEADPEALAEAHRRYGYGGGYGGYGGYGGYGGYGGYGGYGFGGYGGGYGGYGGYRPYGHHHHHGGFYG